Part of the Candidatus Krumholzibacteriia bacterium genome is shown below.
ACCATGGCCTCGGTTCTCGAGCACGCTGCGCTCTTCCGCGACGTGAAGAACGCCGAACGCTTTCGCGAGCAGGTGCTCGACGCGATGACGAACGGCCTGCTGAGCACCGATGCGCAGGGGCGCATCGTGTTCGCCAACCGGACGGCACGTGAGCTCGTCGGCGACCGCGCCGTCCTCGGAGAGCGCCTGGACTCGCTGCTCCGGCTCCCCGAAGGCGGCAACGCCGTCACCCGCACCCTCCTGGAGGACGAGGCCCACCTGCAGGCAGACGGTCTGCTCTGCACGGTCGACGGAGCGGACATCCCCGTGCGCCTCAACCTCACGCCGTTCCGACCGGAGGAGGGAGGACGGACCGGAGCGGTGTGCGTGGTGGAGGATCGTCGCTCCGTGCGCGCCATGGAAGCCGAGATCCGGCACCTGGACACGCTGGCGGCGATCGGTCGCTTCGCGAGCAGCCTCGCCCACGAGATCCGCAATCCACTGGGCGGAATCCAGGCGGGAATCGAGTTCCTGGGCCGCAGCATGGACGACGACGCCGACACGCAGGAAAGCCTGTCGGTGATCCACGGCGAGATCCGCCGGCTCGACGGGATCCTCCGGAACCTGCTGACCGTGGCGAAGCCGCGGGAACTCGTCCTGGGCGACTGCGAGGCCGCCGAACTCGCACGCCGGTCCACCGAGGCCTTCCGTGCCCTCGCCGAGACCGTCGGAGTGGAGATCCGCGTGCGGGCCCATCCCGAGAGCGGGACGCTGCACGCCGACCGCGACGTGCTGCTGCAGGTCCTCACCAACCTCCTCAAGAACGCGATCGAGGCCTCGTCCCCGGATTCGTCGGTCGAACTCACGGTCGGTCCCGGGCGGAGCGGCCCCGAAGGCGAGCACGGTGGCGTGGTCTTCGAAGTCCTCGACCGCGGACCGGGGATCGACGAGGCCGATCTCCCGCATCTGTTCG
Proteins encoded:
- a CDS encoding ATP-binding protein, whose amino-acid sequence is TMASVLEHAALFRDVKNAERFREQVLDAMTNGLLSTDAQGRIVFANRTARELVGDRAVLGERLDSLLRLPEGGNAVTRTLLEDEAHLQADGLLCTVDGADIPVRLNLTPFRPEEGGRTGAVCVVEDRRSVRAMEAEIRHLDTLAAIGRFASSLAHEIRNPLGGIQAGIEFLGRSMDDDADTQESLSVIHGEIRRLDGILRNLLTVAKPRELVLGDCEAAELARRSTEAFRALAETVGVEIRVRAHPESGTLHADRDVLLQVLTNLLKNAIEASSPDSSVELTVGPGRSGPEGEHGGVVFEVLDRGPGIDEADLPHLFEPFFSRKSNGTGLGLYVCHGLVQRHGGDLRAENRPGGGARFVLELPRVPALMGGSHEPSHSGGR